A region of Salvelinus namaycush isolate Seneca chromosome 9, SaNama_1.0, whole genome shotgun sequence DNA encodes the following proteins:
- the LOC120053241 gene encoding C-Jun-amino-terminal kinase-interacting protein 2-like, protein MADRDEMFSLSTFHSLSPPGCRPAHDISLEEFDDEDLSEITDDCGIGLNYDSDPYEKDCLILEKSDIHHQVCSFQDDFQEFEMIDDEDEEDEDEEVDPDAPPSPSASLPPSPTLGTLKSRPTTLNLTTTLSLSQDSLNNNSSLSPKKGSWQHSLRKPTSQGRLSPAHSCLEDGSHVTGQCPSQTAPQAPASQSKGTPSKQAGDGGHPQSPRRPLCDMDGSFGQHKSHLGSDEVINSSADHEVDHDLNNADHNHKSSRSCMSTQRRPTDTYTVNTKSGLDLELENDPDGTSRCLSSTAPIGGNDGADTPLSGEELEKDFDVEFMCKETYDMACKENQSSVYVEFPSIEPCELASFSSYMPSSRSDVLDQSRSTDQSELPATANEAANDSTSPSSDPGIADMNAKRCYATSDQEHDLSSPGSESDIEGELEAAFACGGPLVSNMISSISETELDMTSDDSSSGRSSHLTNSIEEASSPTSDQELGPDNELEQDSSIVGMKVSLLLGHPDPIKALPTPPRCEDRISKQMVLQIEPDHSLESFKRSFYLPVGPRLIPTHADDYDVNSEGESESESEDELSENSDSPWLLNNLVNKMILEGSYPISCPEDCFKRSVSVSDTISPSSDIEPDTFTDAAGEKMLKSGTKESKDKKGKGLRKEWKEREKMEKSAELPKWNTGKANDRFGPCLYKSNPTADTIRPVIVERYGNRVSTDNNHTQDSEKEITSPKSGKNTKRKDEKEDDDDTVEPNNDLMMLEERKELDPPSLSESVAIDKDEGRETEAKPTGRSTASLERITTVKHSMTLDIPTAQTNRCFSLTYSTDNDEEEGDSSPFLSCLRKQSSYDLPLRSQPDDDGLAYDSMKYTLVVDENTTLELVSLRRCTSVLSDDSELSTLCDDDPLGMGEVGYFRGNGGVRPELLSSSEDSSPEADMHFSKKFLNVFVNSTSRSSSTESFGLFSCTINGEERDQTHRAVYRFIPRHVDELELDVDDPLYVEEEEDDYWYRGYNMRTGEMGIFPAFYAHEVIGQFKEIMGVKRNPAWMDSFSVQFLGSVEVPYHQGNGILCAAMQKIAIARKRTVHVRPPSLCELEISLQGVKLVMSLEDEYDTLDEFDRCSHFFQMKNISFCGCHPKNNCYFGFITKHPMLNRFACHVFVSQESMRRVAESVGRAFQEYYQEHLEYACPTEDIYLE, encoded by the exons gacTGTCTGATTCTGGAGAAGAGCGATATTCACCACCAGGTCTGCTCCTTCCAGGATGACTTCCAGGAGTTTGAGATGATCGATGACgaggatgaggaagatgaggatgaAGAGGTGGACCCTGACGCTCCACCCTCCCCCtccgcttcccttcctccttcccctaCCCTGGGCACGCTGAAGAGCCGGCCCACCACCCTTAAcctcaccaccactctctctctctctcaggactcATTGAACAACAACAGCAGTCTTTCTCCAAAGAAGGGCAGCTGGCAGCACTCTCTACGCAAGCCCACCTCACAAG GCCGTCTGTCTCCAGCCCACTCTTGTCTGGAAGATGGGAGCCACGTGACAGGCCAGTGCCCTTCCCAAACAGCCCCCCAGGCCCCAGCGTCCCAGAGCAAAGGTACCCCCTCCAAACAGGCAGGGGATGGTGGCCACCCCCAGTCCCCTCGCAGGCCCCTCTGCGACATGGATG gCTCCTTCGGTCAACACAAGTCTCACCTGGGCTCTGACGAGGTCATTAACTCCTCAGCCGACCACGAGGTCGACCACGACCTCAACAAcgctgaccacaaccacaaaagTTCACGGTCCTGCATGTCCACCCAGCGACGTCCCACCGACACCTACACGGTCAATACTAAGTCAGGCCTGGACCTGGAACTGGAAAACGACCCAGACGGGACCAGCCGATGCCTGTCCTCCACTGCTCCCATTGGGGGAAATGACGGAGCTGACACCCCTCTGTCAGGTGAGGAGCTGGAGAAAGATTTTGACGTAGAGTTCATGTGTAAGGAGACCTATGACATGGCATGTAAGGAGAACCAGAGCTCAGTCTACGTTGAGTTCCCCTCCATCGAGCCCTGTGAGCTGGCTTCTTTCTCCAGCTATATGCCATCAAGCCGCTCCGATGTTCTCGACCAATCCAGAAGCACTGACCAGAGCGAGCTTCCAGCTACAGCCAATGAGGCGGCCAATGACTCCACCTCTCCGTCCTCGGACCCTGGCATCGCTGACATGAACGCCAAGCGGTGCTACGCTACCTCAGACCAAGAGCATGACCTGAGCTCTCCCGGGTCAGAATCAGACATTGAGGGGGAGCTGGAGGCAGCGTTTGCCTGCGGAGGACCCCTGGTCTCCAATATGATCTCCTCCATCTCAGAGACAGAGCTGGATATGACCAGTGATGACAGTAGTAGTGGACGCTCCTCCCACCTCACCAACTCCATCGAGGAGGCCAGCTCACCCACCTCCGACCAGGAACTGGGCCCTGACAACGAGTTAGAACAGGACAGCAGCATTGTGGGAATGAAGGTATCGCTCCTCCTTGGCCACCCAGACCCCATCAAA GCCCTGCCCACACCCCCGCGCTGTGAGGACAGAATCTCCAAACAGATGGTACTCCAGATAGAACCCGACCACAGCCTGGAGAGCTTCAAACGCTCCTTCTACCTGCCAGTGGGACCCAGACTTATACCCACTCACGCTGACGACTACGACGTTAACAGTGAGGGAGAGTCCGAGTCGGAGAGCGAGGACGAGCTGAGCGAGAATTCAGACTCACCCTGGTTGCTTAACAACCTGGTGAACAAGATGATCTTGGAGGGGTCTTATCCAATTAGCTGTCCCGAGGACTGTTTCAAGAGGTCAGTGTCCGTCTCGGACACCATCTCACCTTCCTCAGACATCGAGCCAGACACGTTCACCGACGCTGCGGGTGAAAAAATGCTGAAATCTGGGACGAAGGAATCGAAGGATAAAAAAGGTAAGGGTCTGAGGAaggagtggaaggagagagagaagatggagaagAGTGCAGAGCTGCCCAAATGGAATACAGGGAAAGCCAACGATCGATTTGGCCCCTGTCTGTACAAGAGCAATCCCACAGCTGACACCATCAGACCGGTGATCGTGGAGCGTTATGGCAACAGGGTATCCACAGACAACAATCACACTCAGGACTCTGAGAAAGAAATCACCAGCCCTAAATCAGGCAAAAACACCAAGAGGAAGGATGAAAAAGAGGATGATGATGATACTGTGGAGCCCAATAACGACCTGATGAtgctggaggagaggaaggagctGGACCCTCCCAGTCTGAGTGAGAGCGTGGCGATTGACAAGGACGAGGGCCGCGAGACAGAGGCCAAGCCCACCGGACGTTCTACGGCCTCCCTGGAACGCATCACCACGGTCAAACACAGCATGACCCTGGACATCCCCACAGCCCAGACCAACCGATGCTTCAGCCTCACCTACTCCACTGACAACGATGAGGAAGAGGGAGACTCCTCCCCGTTCCTGAGCTGCCTGAGGAAGCAGTCATCCTACG ACCTCCCTCTGCGGTCCCAGCCGGATGACGACGGTCTGGCATACGACTCTATGAAGTACACTCTGGTGGTGGATGAGAACACTACACTGGAGCTGGTCAGCCTCAGGAG ATGTACCTCTGTGCTGAGTGATGACAGTGAGCTGTCTACACTGTGTGATGATGACCCTCTGGGGATGGGGGAGGTGGGGTACTTCCGGGGGAACGGAGGGGTGCGGCCAGAACTCCTCAGCTCGTCAGAAGACTCCTCACCTGAGGCTGACATGCACTTCTCCAAGAAGTTCCTCAACGTGTTTGTCAACAGCACCTCACGATCCTCTA GTACAGAGTCATTTGGGCTGTTCTCCTGTACCATCAACGGAGAGGAGAGGGACCAGACACACAGGGCTGTATACAG GTTTATCCCTAGACATGTGGATGAGTTGGAGCTGGATGTGGACGACCCTCTGTAtgtcgaggaggaggaggatgactaCTGGTACAGAGGCTACAACATGCGGACGGGAGAGATGGGGATATTCCCTGCCTTCTATGCCCATGAGGTCATAGGGCAGTTCAAGGAGATAATGG GAGTGAAGAGGAACCCAGCCTGGATGGACAGTTTCAGCGTTCAGTTCCTGGGTTCTGTGGAGGTGCCCTATCACCAAGGCAATGGTATCCTCTGTGCCGCCATGCAGAAG ATTGCGATAGCGCGGAAGCGGACGGTCCATGTGAGACCCCCCTCTCTGTGTGAGCTGGAGATTAGTTTACAAGGGGTTAAACTGGTGATGAGCCTGGAGGACGAATATGACACTTTGGATGag tttGACAGATGTAGTCACTTCTTCCAGATGAAGAACATCTCTTTCTGTGGATGCCATCCCAAAAACAATTG CTACTTTGGCTTCATTACTAAACACCCCATGCTGAACAGGTTCGCATGCCACGTCTTTGTCTCCCAGGAGTCAATGCGGCGTGTGGCCGAGAGTGTTGG ACGGGCTTTCCAGGAGTATTACCAGGAGCACCTGGAGTACGCCTGCCCCACCGAAGACATCTACCTGGAGTAG